The following are from one region of the Microbacterium sp. cx-55 genome:
- a CDS encoding PTS sugar transporter subunit IIA has product MAVLSIGQVRIHPGSVSREEATREAADILQSVGAVTDAYYDAMLQREETVSTYMGNELAIPHGTNETKDAILDSALSVVRYDGGVDWSGEHVTFVIGIAGKGDEHLDILSQIAILFSDEDDVARLKAASTPEELYTLLATVNQ; this is encoded by the coding sequence ATGGCAGTTCTCAGCATCGGGCAGGTTCGTATTCACCCGGGCAGCGTCAGCCGGGAGGAGGCGACCCGCGAGGCCGCCGACATCCTGCAGTCCGTGGGGGCCGTGACCGACGCCTACTACGACGCGATGCTGCAGCGTGAGGAGACGGTGTCCACCTACATGGGCAACGAACTCGCCATCCCGCACGGCACCAACGAGACCAAGGACGCGATCCTCGACTCCGCGCTCTCGGTCGTCCGCTACGACGGCGGCGTCGACTGGAGCGGCGAGCACGTCACGTTCGTCATCGGCATCGCCGGCAAGGGCGACGAGCACCTCGACATCCTGTCGCAGATCGCCATCCTGTTCTCCGACGAGGACGACGTCGCGCGCCTGAAGGCCGCATCGACTCCGGAGGAGCTGTACACCCTGCTCGCGACGGTGAACCAGTGA
- a CDS encoding adenosine deaminase, producing MPIDQHADALVEGVSLRGLPKVSLHDHLDGALRPETIIELASDAGVDVPESDADDLADWFADKSDSGSLVEYLKTFDLTTAVMQTREGLTRVAREFVEDLAEDGVIYGEVRWAPEQHLGGGLSLDEVVEAVQDGLEEGEDAAADAGHDIRVGQLLTAMRHTDRSLEIAKLAVAFRERGAVGFDIAGPEDGFAPSRHRAAFDYLASEFFPVTVHAGEAAGLDSIRSALIDGRALRLGHGVRIAEDLEVVSRAGDMVEVVFGDLARWVRDREIPLELSPSSNLQTGAIAAWGQELGDHPFDLLYQLGFAVTVNVDNRTMSRTSLTRELALLAETFEYGLEDIETFQLNAAAAAFLPVEEREELIELIGEGFDH from the coding sequence ATGCCCATCGATCAGCACGCAGACGCCCTGGTGGAAGGCGTGTCGCTACGCGGCCTGCCGAAGGTCTCGCTGCACGACCACCTCGACGGTGCCCTGCGCCCCGAGACCATCATCGAGCTGGCGTCCGACGCCGGCGTCGACGTGCCCGAATCCGACGCCGACGATCTCGCCGACTGGTTCGCCGACAAGAGCGACTCCGGGTCGCTTGTCGAGTATCTGAAGACGTTCGATCTGACGACCGCGGTCATGCAGACGCGCGAGGGCCTCACCCGGGTCGCTCGCGAGTTCGTCGAGGACCTCGCGGAGGACGGCGTGATCTACGGCGAGGTGCGCTGGGCGCCCGAGCAGCACCTCGGCGGCGGACTCTCGCTCGACGAGGTCGTGGAAGCCGTGCAGGACGGGCTCGAGGAGGGCGAGGATGCGGCGGCCGACGCCGGTCACGACATCCGCGTCGGTCAGCTCCTGACGGCCATGCGCCACACGGACCGCTCGCTGGAGATCGCCAAGCTCGCCGTCGCCTTCCGCGAGCGCGGTGCGGTCGGTTTCGACATCGCCGGGCCCGAGGACGGCTTCGCGCCGTCGCGCCACCGCGCGGCCTTCGACTATCTGGCCTCCGAGTTCTTCCCGGTCACGGTGCACGCGGGTGAGGCGGCGGGGCTCGACAGCATCCGCTCGGCGCTCATCGACGGCCGTGCGCTGCGGCTCGGCCACGGTGTGCGCATCGCCGAAGACCTCGAGGTCGTCTCGCGCGCCGGCGACATGGTCGAGGTCGTGTTCGGCGACCTGGCTCGCTGGGTGCGCGACCGCGAGATCCCGCTCGAGCTGTCGCCGTCGTCGAACCTGCAGACCGGCGCGATCGCGGCGTGGGGTCAAGAGCTCGGGGACCACCCGTTCGACCTGCTCTACCAGCTCGGTTTCGCCGTCACCGTGAACGTCGACAACCGCACGATGAGCCGCACGTCGCTCACGCGCGAGTTGGCGCTGCTCGCCGAGACGTTCGAGTACGGCCTGGAAGACATCGAGACGTTCCAGCTCAACGCGGCCGCGGCCGCATTCCTCCCGGTGGAGGAGCGCGAAGAGCTCATCGAGCTCATCGGCGAGGGCTTCGACCACTGA
- a CDS encoding ABC transporter permease, translating into MTTTAVPEHVVPDAPLARTVVVSWKAPIAFAALTVLGAILFLLVGHGQETVFRITSDGDAIQLADITLDAGLTGVICTIGLVVVTAASAYLVWKRRRVPLWLMVVFAVLFMVGFLTWAGSGARTNVIPLAGLLAGGISLSVPLIYGALAGVISERVGVVNIAIEGQLLAGAFTSAVVATATGQPLLGLVAAGVAGVLVSFVLAAFAIKYFVDQVIVGVVLNVLVTGLTSFLFSQLLAPNAATLNTPPRFERIPIPVLSDIPLIGPMFFRQTIIVYLMYVLVAAVYFGLFHTKWGLRLRAVGEHPQAADTVGINIARTRFWNVSLGGAIAGMGGAFFTLGSVGAFNKEMTAGAGFIALAAVIFGQWDPLKATLAALLFGFASNLQNTLGVIGSPVPSEFMLMLPYVVTIFAVAGLVGKVRGPAASGKPYIKG; encoded by the coding sequence GTGACCACGACCGCCGTCCCCGAGCACGTCGTCCCCGACGCGCCCCTGGCGCGCACCGTCGTCGTCAGCTGGAAGGCCCCGATCGCCTTCGCCGCGCTGACGGTGCTCGGCGCCATCCTGTTCCTCCTGGTCGGGCACGGTCAGGAGACCGTGTTCCGCATCACCTCCGACGGCGACGCGATCCAGCTCGCCGACATCACCCTCGACGCGGGTCTGACGGGCGTGATCTGCACGATCGGCCTCGTCGTCGTGACGGCCGCATCCGCGTATCTGGTGTGGAAGCGCCGCCGGGTTCCGCTCTGGCTCATGGTCGTGTTCGCGGTGCTCTTCATGGTGGGCTTCCTCACCTGGGCGGGATCCGGCGCGCGCACCAACGTCATCCCGCTCGCCGGTCTCCTCGCCGGTGGCATCAGCCTCTCCGTGCCACTCATCTACGGTGCGCTCGCGGGCGTCATCAGTGAGCGCGTCGGCGTCGTGAACATCGCGATCGAGGGTCAGCTGCTCGCCGGGGCCTTCACATCCGCCGTCGTGGCGACGGCGACCGGGCAACCGCTCCTCGGACTCGTGGCCGCCGGCGTCGCCGGCGTGCTCGTCTCGTTCGTGCTGGCGGCGTTCGCGATCAAGTACTTCGTCGACCAGGTCATTGTCGGTGTCGTGCTGAACGTGCTGGTCACCGGCCTCACGAGCTTCCTGTTCTCGCAACTGCTGGCCCCGAACGCGGCGACCCTCAACACCCCGCCGCGGTTCGAACGCATCCCGATCCCCGTGCTCAGCGACATCCCCCTGATCGGGCCGATGTTCTTCCGCCAGACGATCATCGTGTACCTGATGTACGTGCTGGTCGCCGCGGTCTACTTCGGTCTTTTCCACACCAAGTGGGGGCTGCGCCTCCGCGCCGTCGGCGAGCACCCGCAGGCCGCCGACACCGTCGGCATCAACATCGCCCGCACGCGGTTCTGGAACGTCTCGCTGGGCGGGGCGATCGCCGGCATGGGTGGCGCCTTCTTCACGCTCGGCTCGGTCGGTGCGTTCAACAAGGAGATGACCGCGGGCGCCGGATTCATCGCGCTCGCGGCCGTCATCTTCGGCCAGTGGGACCCGCTGAAGGCGACCCTCGCGGCGCTGCTGTTCGGCTTCGCGTCCAACCTGCAGAACACGCTCGGCGTCATCGGTTCGCCGGTGCCAAGCGAGTTCATGCTGATGCTGCCGTACGTCGTGACGATCTTCGCCGTGGCGGGGCTCGTCGGCAAGGTGCGCGGACCCGCCGCATCCGGCAAGCCGTATATCAAGGGGTGA
- a CDS encoding alpha/beta hydrolase, whose protein sequence is MRRILAWVFGSVGAVLLAAVVGILIWSQVGVMGAEPEALAAVRADPGIVLTDDSAAIVLSPAAGAGETGLVYIPGAKVDPWAYASKLSGLVTERGMTVVITKPWLNLAFFDLRGLDSFTGLSPDTATWIVGGHSLGGVRACQLATDADALALFGSYCANDLSASGLPVLSIAGSEDGLSTPEKIADARDQLPADAELIEIPGAGHSSFGDYGLQPGDGTPTIPDADMRADITSLVGDFAASVG, encoded by the coding sequence ATGCGGCGCATCCTCGCGTGGGTGTTCGGATCCGTGGGCGCCGTGCTGCTCGCCGCGGTCGTCGGCATCCTCATCTGGAGCCAGGTGGGCGTCATGGGCGCGGAGCCGGAGGCACTGGCGGCCGTGCGGGCAGACCCCGGCATCGTCCTGACCGACGACTCCGCGGCGATCGTCCTGTCCCCCGCTGCCGGTGCGGGCGAGACCGGACTCGTCTACATCCCGGGTGCGAAGGTCGACCCCTGGGCGTACGCGTCGAAGCTGTCCGGACTCGTCACCGAGCGGGGGATGACGGTCGTGATCACGAAACCGTGGCTGAACCTCGCGTTCTTCGACCTGCGCGGGCTCGACTCGTTCACGGGCCTCTCCCCCGATACAGCGACCTGGATCGTCGGCGGGCATTCGCTGGGCGGAGTCCGTGCCTGCCAGTTGGCCACGGATGCCGACGCGCTCGCGCTCTTCGGCTCGTACTGCGCCAATGACCTCTCCGCATCCGGTCTGCCGGTGCTCAGCATCGCCGGCAGCGAAGACGGCCTATCCACCCCGGAGAAGATCGCCGACGCCCGCGATCAGCTCCCCGCCGACGCCGAGCTGATCGAGATCCCCGGCGCCGGGCACTCCTCGTTCGGCGACTACGGCCTGCAGCCCGGCGACGGCACCCCAACGATTCCGGATGCGGACATGCGCGCCGACATCACCTCGCTCGTGGGCGACTTCGCCGCATCCGTCGGCTGA
- a CDS encoding mannitol-1-phosphate 5-dehydrogenase, protein MKAVHFGAGNIGRGFVGLLLHEGGYEVVFSDVSAGLVDAINAVDSYTVHEVGDGGVDIEVTGFRALNSAADPQAVIDEIATADVVTTAVGPNILRFVAPLLNAGLAARDASRAPLQVMACENAIRATDQLRAHMAEQAGADWDALAARAVFANTAVDRIVPGQPADAGVDVFVEPFYEWAIEQGPFAGELPTIPGAHFVDDLAPYIERKLFTVNTGHATTAYYGARAGIDRISDVLADPEIAAAVSATLAETSAVLIATHGFAPDELARYRETILGRFRNPGLPDTVGRVGRQPLRKLSRHERFIGPAAEAAERGLPVDALVATIGAALEFSSPEDPEAVELQRRLVETDTDVLVGEVTGLEPQHPLYPRVRDAFAARRTALR, encoded by the coding sequence GTGAAAGCCGTTCACTTCGGCGCGGGCAACATCGGCCGCGGCTTCGTGGGGCTCCTGCTCCACGAGGGCGGGTACGAGGTCGTGTTCTCCGACGTCTCCGCCGGTCTCGTCGACGCGATCAACGCGGTCGACTCCTACACGGTCCACGAAGTCGGCGACGGCGGCGTGGACATCGAGGTCACCGGGTTCCGTGCGCTGAACAGCGCCGCGGATCCGCAGGCGGTCATCGATGAGATCGCGACGGCGGATGTGGTGACGACGGCCGTCGGACCCAACATCCTGCGCTTCGTCGCACCGCTGCTGAACGCCGGACTCGCGGCGCGCGACGCGTCACGCGCTCCCCTGCAGGTGATGGCGTGCGAGAACGCGATCCGCGCGACCGATCAGCTGCGGGCGCACATGGCCGAGCAGGCCGGCGCCGACTGGGACGCCCTCGCCGCCCGCGCGGTCTTCGCCAACACCGCCGTCGACCGCATCGTTCCCGGTCAGCCCGCGGATGCGGGTGTCGACGTGTTCGTCGAGCCGTTCTACGAGTGGGCGATCGAGCAGGGTCCGTTCGCGGGCGAGCTGCCGACCATCCCCGGGGCGCATTTCGTCGACGACCTCGCACCGTACATCGAGCGGAAGCTGTTCACGGTCAACACGGGCCACGCGACGACGGCGTACTACGGCGCGCGCGCGGGAATCGATCGGATCTCGGACGTCCTGGCCGATCCGGAGATCGCGGCCGCCGTGTCGGCGACACTCGCCGAGACCTCGGCCGTGCTGATTGCCACGCACGGCTTCGCGCCCGACGAGCTCGCCCGTTACCGCGAGACCATCCTCGGCCGTTTCCGCAACCCGGGGCTTCCCGACACCGTCGGTCGTGTCGGACGGCAGCCGCTGCGCAAGCTCTCCCGCCACGAGCGATTCATCGGTCCTGCAGCCGAGGCTGCCGAGCGCGGCCTGCCGGTCGACGCCCTGGTCGCCACGATCGGTGCGGCGCTCGAGTTCTCGTCGCCCGAGGACCCGGAGGCTGTGGAGCTCCAGCGCCGCCTGGTCGAGACCGACACCGACGTGCTCGTCGGCGAGGTCACCGGGCTCGAGCCGCAGCATCCGCTCTATCCCCGTGTGCGCGACGCGTTCGCCGCACGCCGCACCGCGCTCCGCTGA
- a CDS encoding cytidine deaminase, whose protein sequence is MTDIDWDQLRTVANEAMQRAYAPYSRYKVGAAALVSDGRIVSGCNVENASYGVGLCAECGLVSELNMTGGGELVAFVCVNGAGETIMPCGRCRQLLYEFALPGMLLETVSGIRTIDEVLPDAFGPRDLEEYRR, encoded by the coding sequence GTGACTGATATCGACTGGGACCAGCTTCGTACCGTGGCGAATGAGGCGATGCAACGCGCCTACGCGCCGTACTCGCGGTACAAGGTGGGCGCGGCGGCGCTGGTGTCGGACGGCCGGATCGTCTCGGGATGCAACGTCGAGAACGCCTCCTACGGCGTGGGACTCTGCGCGGAGTGCGGCCTCGTGTCCGAACTCAACATGACCGGCGGCGGTGAGCTGGTCGCGTTCGTCTGCGTGAACGGCGCCGGCGAGACCATCATGCCGTGCGGTCGCTGCCGTCAGCTGCTGTACGAATTCGCCCTTCCCGGGATGCTGCTGGAGACCGTGTCGGGCATCCGCACGATCGACGAGGTGCTGCCCGACGCCTTCGGACCCCGCGACCTCGAGGAGTACCGCCGGTGA
- a CDS encoding ABC transporter permease — translation MSDPSNTTDPDVALETPGAVSGETATRRSAATPPADDEGSSRWTRALHEIATGNAIISVLAVVIALVVGAIMIAATDSRVEETAGYFFARPGDMLFAIWDAVSGAYVALFQGAIYNFNRPDFLTGIRPLTETLTFATPLIAAGLGVALAFRVGMFNIGGRGQMLVASAAAGWVGFGFDLPWGIHMIVALLAGLVAGAAWAGIAGLLKARTGAHEVIVTIMLNFVALYLITWMLRTPGLLQAPGSSNPKTPAIKETAIFPDLLGPGYNLHFGFILALLSVAVVWWILNRSALGFQFRAVGENPNAARVAGIKVPRMYVYAMLISGALIGLAGVSQVLGTVTTGFSSGIDAGIGFDAITVALLGRSTPVGVLVAGILFGAFKAGGFSMQAAEGIPVDIVLVVQSLIVLFIAAPPLVRAIFRLPAPGSGPRRPRPIVSKKLRTGEEVTAK, via the coding sequence ATGAGCGACCCATCGAACACCACCGACCCCGACGTCGCGCTCGAGACGCCGGGCGCCGTGAGCGGTGAGACGGCCACACGCCGCTCCGCCGCGACACCCCCGGCGGACGACGAGGGGTCCAGTCGCTGGACGCGCGCGCTGCACGAGATCGCGACCGGCAACGCGATCATCTCCGTCCTCGCGGTCGTCATCGCGCTCGTCGTCGGCGCCATCATGATCGCTGCGACCGACTCGCGCGTCGAAGAGACCGCGGGCTACTTCTTCGCGCGTCCGGGCGACATGCTGTTCGCGATCTGGGATGCGGTCTCCGGCGCCTACGTCGCGCTGTTCCAGGGAGCGATCTACAACTTCAACCGCCCCGACTTCCTCACCGGCATCCGGCCGCTGACCGAGACGCTCACCTTCGCGACCCCGCTGATCGCGGCGGGGCTCGGTGTCGCGCTCGCGTTCCGCGTGGGAATGTTCAACATCGGCGGCCGCGGGCAGATGCTCGTCGCGTCGGCCGCGGCCGGCTGGGTCGGCTTCGGCTTCGACCTGCCGTGGGGCATCCACATGATCGTCGCGCTCCTCGCCGGTCTCGTCGCGGGCGCCGCCTGGGCGGGCATCGCGGGTCTCCTTAAGGCGCGCACCGGAGCGCACGAGGTGATCGTCACGATCATGCTGAACTTCGTCGCGCTCTACCTGATCACCTGGATGCTGCGCACCCCCGGCCTCCTGCAGGCACCCGGGTCCAGCAACCCGAAGACGCCCGCCATCAAGGAGACCGCGATCTTCCCCGACCTCCTCGGCCCGGGATACAACCTGCACTTCGGCTTCATCCTGGCGCTCCTCTCGGTCGCGGTCGTGTGGTGGATCCTCAACCGCTCGGCGCTCGGCTTCCAGTTCCGCGCCGTCGGTGAGAACCCGAACGCGGCGCGCGTCGCGGGCATCAAGGTGCCCCGCATGTACGTCTACGCAATGCTCATCTCGGGCGCGCTCATCGGTCTCGCCGGTGTCAGCCAGGTGCTCGGCACCGTGACGACCGGCTTCTCCAGCGGTATCGACGCGGGCATCGGCTTCGACGCGATCACGGTGGCCCTGCTGGGTCGTTCGACCCCGGTCGGCGTGCTTGTGGCCGGCATCCTGTTCGGTGCGTTCAAGGCCGGCGGGTTCTCCATGCAGGCGGCGGAGGGCATCCCCGTCGACATCGTTCTCGTCGTGCAGTCGCTCATCGTGCTCTTCATCGCGGCGCCGCCGCTCGTACGGGCGATCTTCCGCCTGCCCGCCCCGGGAAGCGGCCCCCGCCGCCCCCGTCCGATCGTCTCGAAGAAACTCCGCACCGGTGAGGAGGTGACGGCCAAGTGA
- a CDS encoding thymidine phosphorylase — protein MSAVEPFDAVDVIRAKRDGGAVPDDALRWMIDAYTREYVTDAQMAAFAMAVLLNGMERDEIRVMTDAMIASGERMSFAGLGKTTVDKHSTGGVGDKITLPLAPLVAAFGVAVPQLSGRGLGHTGGTLDKLESIPGWRAALSNDEMFAQLASVGAVICAAGSGLAPADKRLYALRDVTGTVEAIPLIASSIMSKKIAEGTAALVLDVKFGSGAFMQDVDRARELARTMVALGTDSGVATTALLTDMNTPLGLAIGNANEVRESVEVLAGGGPADVVELTVALAREMLALAGQPDADVEAALRDGRAMDAWRRMIIAQDGDPDAELPVARETHTVTATESGVITRMEALPFGIAAWRLGAGRARPQDPVVHAAGIDLHVKPGDRIAAGQPLFTLSADDGDRFARALGALEGAWEIGGAAPAASARVLERITA, from the coding sequence GTGAGCGCGGTCGAACCGTTCGACGCCGTCGACGTCATCCGCGCCAAGCGCGACGGCGGGGCCGTCCCCGACGACGCGCTGCGCTGGATGATCGACGCGTACACCCGCGAGTACGTCACCGACGCGCAGATGGCCGCGTTCGCGATGGCCGTGCTGCTCAATGGCATGGAACGCGATGAGATCCGCGTGATGACCGACGCGATGATCGCTTCGGGCGAGCGGATGAGCTTCGCCGGTCTCGGCAAGACGACGGTCGACAAGCACTCCACGGGCGGAGTCGGCGACAAGATCACCCTCCCGCTCGCGCCCCTCGTCGCGGCCTTCGGGGTCGCCGTGCCGCAGCTGTCGGGCCGGGGGCTCGGTCACACCGGCGGCACCCTCGACAAGCTCGAGTCGATTCCGGGGTGGCGCGCCGCCCTGTCGAACGATGAGATGTTCGCCCAGCTCGCCTCGGTCGGTGCGGTCATCTGCGCCGCCGGCTCCGGGCTCGCCCCCGCCGACAAGCGGCTGTACGCGCTTCGCGACGTGACCGGCACGGTCGAAGCCATCCCGCTCATCGCGTCGAGCATCATGTCGAAGAAGATCGCCGAGGGAACGGCCGCGCTCGTTCTCGACGTGAAGTTCGGCTCGGGGGCGTTCATGCAGGACGTCGATCGGGCCCGCGAACTGGCGCGCACGATGGTCGCCCTGGGCACCGACTCGGGTGTGGCGACGACCGCGCTGCTCACCGATATGAACACGCCCCTGGGGCTCGCGATCGGCAACGCGAACGAGGTTCGCGAGTCGGTCGAGGTGCTCGCCGGCGGAGGGCCCGCCGACGTGGTGGAGCTGACCGTCGCGCTCGCCCGCGAGATGCTCGCGCTGGCGGGTCAGCCGGACGCCGACGTCGAAGCCGCGCTCCGCGACGGACGTGCGATGGACGCCTGGCGCCGCATGATCATCGCCCAGGACGGCGACCCGGATGCCGAGCTGCCGGTCGCGCGCGAAACCCACACCGTCACGGCCACCGAATCCGGCGTCATCACGCGGATGGAGGCGCTGCCGTTCGGCATCGCCGCGTGGCGCCTCGGCGCCGGCCGCGCGCGTCCGCAGGACCCGGTCGTGCACGCGGCCGGCATCGACCTGCACGTGAAGCCGGGCGACCGGATCGCCGCTGGACAGCCGCTGTTCACCCTGTCGGCGGATGATGGCGACCGATTCGCCCGTGCCCTCGGTGCCCTCGAGGGCGCCTGGGAGATCGGCGGGGCGGCACCGGCCGCATCCGCCCGCGTCCTCGAACGCATCACCGCCTGA
- a CDS encoding PTS mannitol transporter subunit IICB — MTTTSTPSKAGGARVAVQRFGTFLSGMIMPNIAAFIAWGFITMLFIPAGFFGANSPFGWHWYPVSEIIGGGGDSSVIGWNGAMTALAAGDGGNISAYVGLVGAMVTYLLPLLIANTAGRMVYGERGGVVATIAVMGVIVGTDIPMFLGAMIMGPIAAILTKWMDRIWDGKIKPGFEMLVNNFSAGILGMFLAIIGFFVFGPVMLGISTVLGAAVDWLVSVNLLPIVSIIVEPAKVLFLNNAINHGVFTPLGIEQATEAGKSILFLIEANPGPGLGLLLAFTFFGVGAAKASAPGAAIIQFFGGIHEIYFPYALSKPTTILALIAGGAAGVTTNMVLGGGLAFPAAPGSIIAVTAAAIGPGVGNLVVVYLSVLIAAAVTFVITAIILRASRKRDLLAEGDTFGAAIAQTEANKGKSSAAMDALRTSTAGGDRAVVRDAEAEADVLETRAESGGHADGGVLTTKRVTNIVFACDAGMGSSAMGASVLRNKIKKAGVEGITVTNKAIANLDGSADLVITQNQLTDRARGTAPGAVHVSVDNFMNSPKYDEVVNLVIDQQKDGSQS; from the coding sequence ATGACGACGACGTCTACACCGAGTAAGGCAGGGGGTGCACGGGTCGCGGTTCAGCGATTCGGCACGTTCTTGTCCGGCATGATCATGCCGAACATCGCCGCGTTCATCGCATGGGGTTTCATCACCATGCTCTTCATCCCCGCCGGCTTCTTCGGCGCCAACAGCCCCTTCGGCTGGCACTGGTACCCCGTCTCGGAGATCATCGGCGGCGGCGGCGACTCCAGCGTCATCGGCTGGAACGGCGCCATGACGGCCCTGGCCGCCGGTGACGGCGGAAACATCTCCGCCTACGTCGGCCTCGTCGGTGCGATGGTCACCTACCTGCTGCCGCTCCTCATCGCGAACACCGCCGGCCGCATGGTCTACGGCGAGCGCGGTGGCGTCGTCGCCACGATCGCCGTGATGGGTGTCATCGTCGGCACCGACATCCCGATGTTCCTCGGCGCGATGATCATGGGCCCGATCGCCGCCATCCTCACCAAGTGGATGGACCGCATCTGGGACGGCAAGATCAAGCCCGGCTTCGAGATGCTCGTCAACAACTTCTCGGCCGGCATCCTCGGCATGTTCCTCGCGATCATCGGCTTCTTCGTGTTCGGCCCGGTCATGCTCGGCATCAGCACCGTCCTCGGTGCGGCGGTCGACTGGCTCGTGTCGGTGAACCTGCTTCCGATCGTCTCGATCATCGTGGAGCCCGCCAAGGTGCTCTTCCTGAACAACGCGATCAACCACGGCGTCTTCACCCCGCTCGGAATCGAGCAGGCCACCGAGGCCGGCAAGTCGATCCTGTTCCTCATCGAGGCCAACCCCGGCCCGGGCCTCGGCCTCCTCCTCGCCTTCACCTTCTTCGGAGTCGGCGCAGCGAAGGCCTCTGCTCCGGGCGCGGCCATCATCCAGTTCTTCGGTGGCATCCACGAGATCTACTTCCCGTACGCCCTGTCGAAGCCGACCACCATCCTCGCCCTCATCGCGGGTGGCGCGGCCGGTGTCACGACCAACATGGTTCTCGGCGGCGGTCTCGCCTTCCCCGCGGCTCCCGGCAGCATCATCGCCGTGACCGCCGCGGCCATCGGACCGGGCGTCGGCAACCTCGTCGTCGTCTACCTCTCGGTGCTCATCGCCGCGGCCGTGACGTTCGTCATCACCGCGATCATCCTGCGGGCCTCGCGCAAGCGCGACCTGCTCGCCGAGGGCGACACGTTCGGCGCCGCGATCGCGCAGACCGAGGCGAACAAGGGCAAGTCCTCTGCCGCCATGGATGCGCTGCGCACCTCGACAGCGGGCGGTGACCGCGCCGTGGTGCGCGACGCCGAGGCCGAGGCCGACGTGCTCGAGACCCGCGCCGAGAGCGGCGGCCACGCCGACGGCGGCGTGCTCACCACGAAGCGCGTCACGAACATCGTGTTCGCGTGCGACGCGGGCATGGGCTCGTCCGCCATGGGCGCCAGCGTGCTCCGCAACAAGATCAAGAAGGCAGGCGTGGAGGGCATCACGGTCACGAACAAGGCGATCGCGAACCTCGACGGCTCGGCCGACTTGGTCATCACGCAGAACCAGCTGACGGACCGTGCCCGCGGCACGGCTCCCGGCGCGGTGCACGTCTCGGTCGACAACTTCATGAACTCCCCGAAGTACGACGAGGTCGTCAACCTCGTCATCGACCAGCAGAAGGACGGCTCGCAGAGCTGA